From one Flavobacterium sp. N502536 genomic stretch:
- a CDS encoding GDSL-type esterase/lipase family protein, protein MNRLIIFFCCLFFSTNDKTPKTDPIPIPKNMIHKVDTAAVDSFSGDRIYNAEVLVPFFLKLKSNETQNSRKINVVHVGDSHIQSDLMTNEIRKNLQQKFGNAGRGLVFPHQLAKTNGSYNERFRSNRGWESYRNIHPFKNVPVGLSGIALWRDNGGFAVELNVKDPAYNFNTIKIITPHNQNMFDLATSSQIRTIQSTERKVITHKIKKGEAISTIADKYNVSVADIRKDNHLKSNNIRAGRTLKIRTNETKPRNITSSEFVPLNLESDSFTHYYNSEKTLNRIFLLPNKEASKYELNGIVLEKDAPGLIYSSIGVNGAKFSDYNKYPLFFEQLKALHADLMIFSLGTNESYDHMEASAYIKELRDFIKNVKEQNSNVSIIVMTPPPSLLKARRPNVYVRDYAKSIIEIAKTDGFAVWDLYDELGGMDGIRSLKSSGLIGPDWVHYSKKGYEKQGNLFTEAFLKAYDNFKLKN, encoded by the coding sequence ATGAATAGACTAATTATTTTCTTTTGTTGTCTTTTTTTCTCAACAAACGATAAAACACCAAAGACAGATCCAATTCCAATTCCAAAAAATATGATTCATAAAGTCGATACAGCAGCTGTTGATTCTTTTTCGGGAGACAGAATCTATAATGCAGAAGTTTTGGTGCCGTTTTTTTTGAAATTAAAGTCGAACGAAACCCAAAATAGTCGAAAAATCAATGTGGTGCACGTTGGAGATTCTCATATCCAGAGTGATTTGATGACAAATGAGATTAGGAAAAACCTGCAACAAAAATTTGGTAACGCCGGTCGCGGGCTTGTTTTTCCGCATCAGCTGGCCAAGACAAACGGTTCTTACAACGAGCGGTTTCGTTCGAACAGAGGATGGGAAAGTTATCGAAACATTCACCCTTTCAAAAATGTTCCGGTTGGATTAAGCGGAATTGCACTTTGGAGAGACAATGGCGGTTTCGCCGTTGAGCTGAATGTTAAAGATCCGGCTTATAATTTTAATACCATTAAGATCATTACGCCTCACAATCAGAATATGTTTGATTTGGCAACCTCTTCTCAAATCAGAACGATTCAGTCTACAGAGCGTAAAGTAATCACGCATAAAATTAAAAAAGGAGAAGCTATTTCTACCATTGCGGATAAATACAATGTTTCGGTGGCCGATATCAGAAAAGACAATCATCTAAAGTCTAATAATATTCGCGCGGGACGAACATTGAAAATCAGAACCAACGAAACCAAGCCCAGAAATATCACGAGCTCTGAATTTGTTCCGTTAAATCTGGAATCCGATTCGTTTACTCATTATTATAATTCTGAAAAAACGCTGAATCGTATTTTTCTGCTTCCGAATAAAGAGGCTTCAAAGTATGAACTGAACGGGATAGTTTTAGAAAAAGACGCACCGGGTTTAATTTACAGCAGCATTGGAGTCAACGGAGCCAAGTTTTCAGATTATAACAAATACCCGTTGTTTTTTGAACAGTTAAAAGCACTGCATGCCGATCTTATGATTTTTTCGCTGGGAACAAACGAAAGCTACGATCATATGGAGGCATCGGCCTATATAAAGGAGTTACGCGATTTTATAAAAAATGTAAAAGAACAAAATAGTAATGTTTCTATCATTGTAATGACGCCGCCTCCCTCTTTACTCAAAGCCAGAAGACCCAATGTTTATGTCCGCGATTATGCAAAAAGTATCATTGAAATTGCAAAAACAGATGGTTTTGCAGTTTGGGATTTATACGATGAGCTTGGGGGCATGGATGGAATTCGGAGTTTAAAATCCTCAGGATTAATTGGGCCGGATTGGGTTCATTATTCTAAAAAAGGATACGAAAAACAAGGGAACTTGTTTACAGAAGCATTTTTAAAAGCATACGATAATTTTAAATTAAAGAATTAA
- a CDS encoding MBOAT family O-acyltransferase: MITIDSINNWFIQNFGEVTLEQAKSWFIYNPEEKLLFNTGLFLGLFLVFYFVYAFLRKTFYLRLTYVILFSLFFYYKSSGIYFLLLLLSSVVDYGLSQIIYREAKDSTKKIYLVISVILNLGLLGYFKYMNFMIVTFNDMFHGNYQLHDIFLPVGISFYTFQSMSYIIEIYREEIKPTKNYIEYLFFVSFFPQLVAGPIVRAKDFLPQIYQKLNLTREDVNNALFLIIGGLIKKTVISNYISINFVDRVFDTPMNYTSFENLMASYGYAIQIYCDFSGYSDMAIGIALLLGFKLPANFRTPYKSTSITDFWRRWHISLSTWLKDFLYISIGGNREGTFAGFLFPSLFFFGLLLWGISNINESFIPLGIAIGAIVLFCLTFLLSKKKNQTLVTNFNLFTTMLLGGLWHGAGAQFIVWGALHGLALAVHKIFMEFFPSKKEGKGSGFLWRFFSIVITFHFVVFCWIFFRARDFETALQVINNIGQLTFEPENWQAIILGYKNVFLLMLFGYVWHFLPEVITSKMKWAFDNTPLIGKAIVLGFVYWIVYATAVAGSQPFIYFQF; encoded by the coding sequence TTGATTACAATTGATAGCATAAATAATTGGTTTATTCAGAATTTTGGTGAAGTTACTTTAGAACAGGCCAAAAGTTGGTTTATATACAATCCTGAAGAAAAATTACTGTTTAATACCGGTTTGTTCTTGGGATTATTTCTCGTTTTTTATTTTGTGTATGCCTTTTTACGCAAAACATTTTATTTGAGATTAACATACGTTATTCTCTTTTCGCTTTTCTTTTATTACAAGTCAAGCGGGATTTACTTTTTACTGTTATTGCTTTCGTCCGTTGTTGATTATGGTCTGAGTCAGATTATTTACAGAGAAGCAAAAGACAGTACAAAGAAAATTTATCTGGTGATAAGTGTAATCCTGAATCTGGGATTGTTGGGGTATTTCAAATACATGAACTTCATGATTGTTACTTTCAATGATATGTTTCATGGGAATTACCAACTACATGATATTTTTCTTCCGGTTGGAATCTCCTTTTATACCTTCCAGTCGATGAGTTATATTATTGAGATTTATCGTGAAGAAATCAAGCCAACCAAAAACTATATCGAATACTTGTTTTTCGTTTCGTTTTTCCCGCAGCTGGTGGCAGGGCCAATCGTTAGGGCGAAAGACTTCCTGCCTCAGATTTATCAAAAATTAAATCTGACCAGAGAGGATGTAAACAATGCCTTGTTTTTGATTATTGGCGGATTGATTAAGAAAACCGTAATTTCAAATTACATCTCTATAAACTTCGTCGATCGTGTTTTTGATACACCGATGAATTATACGTCCTTCGAAAATTTAATGGCGTCTTATGGATATGCCATTCAAATTTATTGCGACTTTTCAGGATATTCAGACATGGCAATCGGAATCGCTTTGTTGTTAGGATTCAAACTGCCGGCCAACTTTAGAACACCTTATAAATCGACTTCTATTACAGATTTCTGGAGAAGATGGCATATTTCGTTATCGACCTGGCTGAAAGACTTTTTATATATTTCTATTGGTGGAAACCGTGAAGGAACATTTGCCGGATTTTTATTCCCGAGTTTATTCTTCTTTGGCTTATTGCTTTGGGGGATTTCAAATATAAACGAGAGCTTTATTCCGTTAGGGATAGCGATTGGTGCAATAGTGCTTTTCTGTCTGACATTTTTACTTTCGAAAAAGAAAAACCAAACGCTGGTAACCAACTTTAATTTGTTTACCACCATGCTTTTGGGCGGATTATGGCACGGAGCAGGAGCACAATTTATTGTTTGGGGAGCCTTACACGGTTTGGCATTAGCGGTTCATAAAATATTCATGGAGTTCTTCCCTTCCAAAAAAGAAGGCAAAGGTTCCGGGTTTTTGTGGAGATTCTTTTCGATCGTCATTACGTTTCATTTTGTGGTATTCTGTTGGATATTTTTCCGCGCCAGAGATTTTGAAACGGCTTTACAGGTAATCAATAACATTGGTCAGCTAACATTCGAACCGGAGAATTGGCAAGCCATCATATTAGGATATAAAAACGTGTTTTTATTGATGCTTTTCGGATACGTATGGCACTTCTTACCGGAAGTGATTACCTCGAAAATGAAATGGGCCTTTGATAATACACCACTGATTGGAAAAGCAATCGTACTAGGATTTGTATATTGGATTGTTTACGCAACAGCAGTTGCCGGTTCACAGCCGTTTATTTACTTCCAGTTTTAG
- a CDS encoding TonB-dependent receptor plug domain-containing protein, protein MKIKFIFFAAFLFCQISFAQKKDTTAVNKLSEVVVTGQFEPQSIKKSVFNVRVISNKDIQNLAANNLADVLNQYLNITVRPSGTSGRSTVSLFGLDAQYFKILVDNIPLVNEAGLGNNTDLSQINLNDVDHIEIVEGSMGVAYGANAVSGVLNIITKKSSKYKWDINAAVQEETVGKEFSAFDKGRHIQSLRVAHTFNKNWFVSVGANRNDFQGFLNGRKGKDYSEADFTRGYSWLPKDQLNGTALISYQKDNFRFFYKFEYLDENVDFYNSTVQSNFSPTLGSYRYADDKRYFTNRYFHNLNASGTLFSQLYYNVSLTHQKQQREVEDFRYYLFTKTEDTNVKVKDQSMEVLSSTGTVSNFFSDKKVDLQLGYEFVNNRGLSIVEAQGNNLKTVYKTIENYDFFASSEIIASERFSIKPGIRFSAQSKFKDQYASSIALRYLFDKGLELRGSYGNGYRTPNFEELYANQIFDGHFFAANENLIPETSTSYEVSLKKFTTFSSGLQLSNMISGSYMDVNDRIDMVFIGKNDNTGTPEYQYKNINKYKMWNFSATNQIRIDGLTVNVGAALIGVSQLIDNQQIVSDDSFLYSFNLNASASYNISKWKTIISGYYKYNGRSQQFLASGSEFILSTIAPSNWLDASIRKNLFKDKFEITAGARNILNITDVNRTGTSGGAHSTSSNLMLAYGRSYFLKLAYNLNL, encoded by the coding sequence ATGAAAATCAAATTTATCTTTTTTGCAGCTTTTCTTTTTTGTCAAATTTCTTTTGCACAGAAGAAGGATACCACGGCTGTAAATAAACTTTCTGAAGTGGTGGTTACCGGGCAGTTTGAACCACAGTCTATAAAAAAATCGGTGTTTAATGTTCGTGTGATTTCTAATAAAGACATACAAAATTTAGCAGCAAATAATTTAGCGGATGTTTTAAATCAGTATTTAAATATTACAGTAAGACCAAGTGGAACAAGCGGACGTTCAACAGTTTCTCTTTTCGGATTGGATGCTCAATATTTTAAAATTCTGGTAGACAATATTCCATTAGTTAATGAAGCGGGATTAGGTAACAATACTGATTTATCCCAAATCAATCTTAATGATGTTGATCATATTGAAATTGTAGAAGGTTCAATGGGAGTGGCGTATGGTGCCAATGCTGTGAGTGGAGTTTTGAATATCATTACCAAAAAATCTTCGAAGTACAAATGGGATATTAATGCCGCTGTACAGGAAGAAACTGTGGGCAAAGAATTTTCTGCTTTTGATAAAGGACGTCACATTCAATCATTACGTGTGGCACATACCTTCAATAAAAATTGGTTTGTAAGTGTTGGAGCAAATCGAAATGATTTTCAGGGATTTTTAAATGGCAGAAAAGGGAAAGATTATTCCGAGGCTGATTTTACACGCGGTTATAGCTGGCTGCCAAAAGACCAGTTGAATGGAACTGCTTTGATATCCTACCAAAAAGATAATTTTAGATTTTTCTACAAATTCGAATACTTAGATGAAAATGTAGATTTTTATAATAGTACAGTACAATCGAATTTCAGTCCTACTTTGGGATCTTATCGTTATGCCGACGATAAAAGATATTTTACCAATAGATACTTTCATAATTTGAATGCAAGTGGAACGTTATTCTCTCAATTGTATTATAATGTATCCCTTACGCATCAGAAACAGCAGCGTGAGGTAGAAGATTTCAGATACTATTTGTTTACTAAAACAGAAGACACGAATGTTAAAGTAAAAGACCAGTCGATGGAAGTGCTTTCGTCTACAGGAACTGTCAGTAATTTTTTCTCTGATAAAAAGGTCGATTTACAACTAGGTTATGAGTTTGTAAATAACAGAGGACTTTCGATAGTAGAAGCACAGGGTAATAATCTAAAAACTGTTTATAAAACAATTGAAAACTACGATTTTTTTGCCTCTTCAGAGATCATAGCCTCTGAACGATTTTCTATAAAACCCGGAATACGATTTTCGGCACAGTCTAAATTCAAAGATCAGTACGCATCATCTATTGCATTAAGATACTTATTTGATAAAGGATTGGAACTTAGAGGTTCTTATGGAAATGGTTATCGAACGCCAAACTTTGAAGAATTATATGCGAATCAAATTTTTGATGGACATTTTTTTGCTGCAAATGAAAATTTAATTCCCGAGACAAGTACTTCTTATGAAGTTAGTCTTAAGAAGTTTACCACATTTTCTTCCGGTTTACAGCTTTCCAATATGATTTCAGGAAGTTATATGGATGTTAACGATAGAATTGATATGGTATTTATAGGTAAAAATGACAATACAGGAACTCCTGAATATCAATACAAGAATATCAACAAATACAAAATGTGGAATTTTTCTGCAACCAATCAAATTAGAATAGATGGGTTGACAGTCAATGTTGGAGCTGCATTAATAGGTGTTTCGCAACTTATAGACAATCAGCAAATTGTTTCAGATGATTCATTTCTTTACTCCTTTAATTTAAATGCAAGTGCGTCTTATAATATTTCAAAATGGAAAACAATTATTTCCGGATATTATAAATACAATGGAAGAAGCCAACAATTCCTAGCTTCAGGTTCGGAATTCATATTGTCTACTATAGCACCGAGTAATTGGCTTGATGCCTCTATTCGAAAAAATCTTTTTAAAGACAAATTTGAAATAACAGCAGGAGCACGAAATATTTTGAATATAACAGATGTAAATCGAACCGGAACAAGTGGAGGGGCTCATTCAACATCTTCGAACTTAATGCTTGCTTACGGACGTTCTTACTTTTTAAAATTAGCATATAACCTTAATCTTTAA
- a CDS encoding SGNH/GDSL hydrolase family protein — MNTKSYFFQSFAIVALAFIAFIGFKQILPDKIFSDSKVNSKNVLIDSLLLESVANDSLEQQGDSLTEDEKKEAREKIVFDASEGIEFPSETFDNYKGYQYLISFYEKLYQLEKNPQAKVRIAYYGDSMTDGDLIVQDVRVNYQERFGGSGVGFVSINSESAASRGSVKSSSSKNWKMQSYLNVKHPTSPFGVNGHVFFANDKSNTTWVQYEAGLNKHATTLDNPTLYYGRGSKKGNVNFIIGRDTLRKSLVPNNLINTLKVTSGSIKGFKANFIHSDSIPIYGFNFDNGSGIHVDNFSQRGNSGLPISMFNANVMQGFNNSLKYDLVILHYGTNVLNYGTKNYNWYQRGMTKAVNKIKESFPGVSILIISTADKSTKYDLEMKTDSAVVPLMRAQKRYALETESGFVNLYTLMGGDGSMVKWVDESPAKANKDYTHFNQRGAKAIGKLLYDQLNKGYEQYKVLRVNREADATKRKAVRKTNTDSVAVKTDSVNE, encoded by the coding sequence GTGAATACAAAATCTTATTTCTTTCAGTCTTTTGCAATTGTGGCATTGGCATTCATCGCTTTCATTGGATTTAAGCAAATCTTACCCGATAAAATTTTTTCGGATAGTAAAGTAAATTCTAAAAACGTACTTATCGATAGTCTGCTTTTGGAGTCAGTCGCAAATGATTCTCTGGAACAGCAAGGAGACAGTCTGACCGAAGACGAGAAAAAAGAAGCGAGAGAAAAAATCGTTTTTGATGCCTCAGAAGGAATTGAATTTCCATCTGAAACTTTCGATAACTATAAAGGATATCAATACCTGATTTCTTTTTACGAAAAATTATACCAGCTGGAAAAGAATCCGCAAGCCAAAGTCAGAATCGCTTATTACGGAGATTCTATGACCGATGGAGATTTAATTGTGCAGGATGTTCGTGTCAATTACCAGGAACGTTTTGGAGGTAGTGGAGTTGGTTTTGTTTCGATTAACTCAGAATCTGCTGCATCAAGAGGTTCTGTGAAATCGTCGTCTTCCAAAAACTGGAAAATGCAATCGTATCTGAACGTAAAACACCCAACAAGTCCTTTTGGAGTAAATGGCCACGTGTTTTTTGCAAATGATAAATCAAATACAACCTGGGTTCAGTATGAAGCCGGATTGAACAAACACGCGACAACTTTAGACAATCCAACATTGTATTATGGAAGGGGGTCTAAAAAAGGAAACGTGAACTTCATTATCGGAAGAGATACCTTGCGAAAAAGCCTTGTTCCAAACAATCTGATCAACACCCTAAAAGTAACTTCAGGAAGTATAAAAGGGTTTAAAGCTAATTTTATTCATTCCGATTCGATTCCAATCTATGGTTTTAACTTTGATAACGGAAGCGGAATCCATGTAGACAACTTCTCGCAAAGAGGGAACTCAGGTTTGCCAATTTCGATGTTTAATGCCAATGTGATGCAGGGATTCAATAACAGTCTGAAGTACGACCTGGTTATTTTGCATTACGGAACCAACGTTTTAAATTACGGAACCAAGAATTACAATTGGTACCAAAGAGGAATGACCAAAGCCGTGAATAAAATTAAGGAATCTTTTCCGGGAGTTTCTATTTTGATTATCTCGACGGCTGATAAATCGACCAAATACGATTTGGAAATGAAAACCGATTCAGCTGTTGTTCCTTTAATGAGAGCGCAAAAAAGATATGCACTTGAAACCGAATCCGGATTTGTGAATTTGTACACCTTAATGGGAGGTGACGGATCGATGGTGAAATGGGTAGATGAATCTCCGGCAAAAGCCAATAAAGATTACACCCACTTTAACCAGCGTGGCGCAAAAGCTATTGGTAAATTATTATACGATCAATTGAATAAAGGATACGAGCAATATAAAGTATTGCGAGTAAACAGAGAAGCTGATGCAACTAAACGGAAAGCAGTCAGGAAAACCAATACAGATTCCGTTGCTGTAAAAACAGATAGCGTAAATGAATAG
- a CDS encoding HmuY family protein produces the protein MKKLLLLSFAFLSLASCSSDDDTPVEIPTVGATLQPAVGGPNQPNQVYLDLSAAESKSVNRESWDFGFSTGADFRVVLNGSVKMAVKKLATSDITVSQTIDANVSVGAGETLASNGYVDNPTGVLAGAGAGIGTAIAEVSATDADNKVYLVNLGFKVSTAVPAKGAVSVDGDARGWKKVRILRSGNGYKIQYADLTSTTFTEKVISKEADFNFTFFSLATGNTVSVEPQKAKWDLNFTVFTNYLNMGSGEVTYGYSDFITTNAKSGTQVYQVVTTADVTYANFTKANVVETNFTLSKTDQRVIGSNWRSGGGPTTLPSVRTDRFYVVKDAADNYYKVKFLAMTNEAGIRGYVTLEYAILK, from the coding sequence ATGAAAAAACTTTTATTACTATCATTCGCTTTCTTATCACTTGCATCATGCTCAAGTGACGACGATACTCCGGTTGAAATCCCAACCGTTGGAGCAACTTTACAACCAGCAGTTGGAGGACCAAATCAACCAAATCAGGTTTACCTTGATTTAAGTGCTGCAGAATCTAAATCAGTAAACAGAGAATCTTGGGATTTTGGATTTTCAACAGGTGCTGATTTTAGAGTTGTATTGAACGGATCTGTTAAGATGGCAGTTAAAAAATTAGCTACATCAGATATTACAGTATCACAAACAATCGATGCTAATGTTTCAGTTGGAGCAGGTGAAACACTTGCATCAAACGGATATGTTGACAATCCAACTGGTGTTTTAGCTGGAGCCGGAGCAGGAATTGGAACTGCTATCGCTGAAGTTTCTGCAACGGATGCTGATAACAAAGTATATTTAGTTAATCTTGGATTTAAAGTTTCAACAGCAGTACCGGCAAAAGGGGCTGTAAGTGTTGACGGTGATGCAAGAGGATGGAAAAAAGTTAGAATCTTAAGAAGCGGAAACGGATACAAAATTCAATATGCTGATTTGACTTCTACTACATTTACAGAAAAAGTAATTTCAAAAGAAGCTGATTTTAACTTTACATTTTTCAGCTTAGCAACAGGAAATACAGTTTCTGTTGAGCCTCAAAAAGCAAAATGGGACTTAAACTTTACAGTATTTACTAACTATTTAAATATGGGTAGTGGTGAAGTGACGTACGGATACTCTGACTTTATTACAACAAATGCAAAATCTGGAACTCAGGTTTATCAGGTTGTAACTACGGCTGATGTAACTTATGCAAATTTCACAAAAGCAAATGTTGTTGAAACAAACTTCACACTTTCTAAAACAGATCAGAGAGTTATTGGATCTAACTGGAGAAGTGGTGGTGGACCAACTACTTTACCAAGTGTTAGAACAGATCGTTTTTATGTAGTTAAAGATGCTGCCGATAACTACTATAAAGTTAAATTCCTGGCGATGACAAACGAAGCAGGAATAAGAGGTTATGTTACTTTAGAGTACGCAATCTTGAAATAA
- the ffh gene encoding signal recognition particle protein: protein MFDNLSDKLDKAFHILKGHGKITEVNVADTLKEVRRALLDADVNFKIAKDFTTKVKEKAIGQDVLTTLQPGQLLVKLVKDELTELMGGDVAGVNLSGNPSVILMSGLQGSGKTTFSGKLANFLKTKKNKKPLLVACDIYRPAAINQLHVVGDQIGVEVYSEPENKNPVEIAQNAIKHAKANGFNVVIVDTAGRLAVDQEMMDEIARVHKAIEPQETLFVVDAMTGQDAVNTAKAFNDILNFDGVILTKLDGDTRGGAAISIKSVVNKPIKFVGTGEKMEAIDVFYPDRMAERILGMGDVVSLVERAQEQFDEEEARKLQKKIAKNEFGFDDFLTQIQQVKKMGNMKDLVGMIPGASKAMKDVEIEDDAFKHIEAIIHSMTPIERSKPSIIDVKRKARIAKGSGTKVEQVNQLMKQFDQMSKMMKMMQGPGGKNLMKMMGGMKGMPGGMPR from the coding sequence ATGTTTGATAATTTAAGCGATAAGTTAGATAAAGCCTTCCATATATTAAAAGGACACGGTAAAATTACAGAAGTAAACGTTGCCGATACTTTAAAAGAAGTTCGTCGTGCCTTACTTGATGCCGATGTTAACTTTAAAATTGCTAAAGATTTTACTACGAAAGTAAAAGAAAAAGCAATTGGTCAGGACGTTTTAACAACACTTCAGCCAGGACAATTGTTGGTGAAGTTGGTTAAAGATGAACTTACTGAATTAATGGGTGGTGATGTTGCCGGTGTAAATCTTTCCGGAAATCCTTCAGTTATTTTAATGTCAGGACTTCAGGGTTCGGGAAAAACGACCTTCTCAGGAAAACTGGCCAATTTCTTAAAGACGAAGAAAAACAAGAAACCTCTTTTAGTAGCGTGTGATATCTACCGTCCTGCGGCGATCAATCAGTTACATGTTGTGGGAGATCAAATAGGCGTTGAGGTTTACTCAGAGCCGGAAAATAAAAACCCTGTTGAAATTGCTCAAAACGCAATCAAACATGCTAAGGCAAACGGTTTTAATGTCGTGATTGTCGATACGGCAGGTCGTTTGGCAGTAGATCAGGAAATGATGGATGAAATTGCTCGTGTTCATAAAGCAATAGAGCCTCAGGAGACTTTGTTTGTTGTGGATGCCATGACAGGACAAGATGCTGTGAATACAGCCAAAGCCTTCAACGATATTCTGAATTTTGACGGAGTTATTTTAACAAAATTAGATGGTGATACACGTGGTGGAGCTGCAATTTCGATTAAATCGGTTGTAAACAAACCAATCAAATTTGTGGGTACAGGTGAGAAGATGGAAGCAATTGATGTTTTCTATCCGGATCGTATGGCCGAGCGTATCTTAGGTATGGGTGATGTTGTGTCGCTTGTAGAAAGAGCGCAGGAACAATTTGATGAAGAAGAAGCCAGAAAACTTCAAAAGAAAATCGCTAAAAACGAATTTGGTTTTGACGATTTCCTTACGCAGATTCAGCAAGTAAAGAAAATGGGTAATATGAAAGATCTGGTTGGAATGATACCGGGTGCTTCAAAAGCCATGAAAGATGTAGAGATTGAAGATGATGCATTTAAACATATTGAGGCCATCATTCACTCGATGACCCCAATAGAAAGAAGCAAACCTTCGATTATCGACGTAAAAAGAAAAGCCAGAATCGCTAAAGGTTCCGGAACCAAAGTCGAGCAGGTAAATCAGTTAATGAAGCAGTTCGACCAAATGAGCAAGATGATGAAGATGATGCAGGGTCCGGGTGGAAAAAATCTGATGAAGATGATGGGCGGAATGAAAGGAATGCCAGGCGGAATGCCGAGATAA
- a CDS encoding DUF6607 family protein codes for MISKSLYFSAVMALTCSLGFSQDKKQQDIKSIKSMCGCYEVKFNFAETFQYAKDSATYKPSQTKHESALEWVELLEDTPNKIVMQHLLIVSDDMIIKHWRQDWLYENTDLYTFNKGTSWKYKKLDKKAVKGQWSQKVYQVDDSPRYEGSSTWVHVDGQDYWANIADAPLPRREQTKRNDYNVLKRRNIHEITATGWNHEQDNDKLVRDDSGKDVLLAQEKGLDVYTKVADIKCIAAQKWWKENNALWKNVRDKWQTLFDRHQDLNLEAKVDRKALYSLLFDLKPTATKAETDAIINKFVK; via the coding sequence ATGATTTCAAAAAGCCTCTATTTTTCAGCTGTTATGGCTTTGACTTGTAGCCTTGGTTTCAGTCAGGATAAAAAACAACAAGACATCAAATCCATCAAATCTATGTGTGGTTGCTACGAAGTGAAGTTTAATTTCGCAGAAACTTTTCAATACGCTAAAGATTCTGCAACTTATAAACCCTCTCAAACGAAACATGAATCTGCTTTGGAATGGGTTGAGTTATTAGAAGACACTCCTAACAAAATTGTAATGCAACACTTATTAATTGTAAGTGACGACATGATCATCAAACACTGGAGACAAGATTGGCTGTACGAAAACACTGACCTATACACTTTCAACAAAGGGACTTCATGGAAATATAAAAAACTGGACAAAAAAGCCGTTAAAGGACAATGGAGTCAAAAAGTATATCAGGTAGACGATAGTCCACGTTACGAAGGATCTTCTACATGGGTACACGTAGACGGACAAGACTACTGGGCAAACATTGCTGATGCACCACTACCAAGAAGAGAGCAAACAAAACGTAACGATTATAATGTTTTAAAAAGAAGAAACATTCACGAAATTACAGCTACAGGATGGAATCATGAGCAAGACAATGACAAATTGGTTCGTGATGACAGCGGAAAAGACGTTTTGCTAGCTCAAGAAAAAGGTTTAGACGTTTATACTAAAGTAGCAGATATTAAATGTATCGCTGCTCAAAAATGGTGGAAAGAAAACAACGCACTTTGGAAAAATGTTCGTGACAAATGGCAAACGCTTTTTGACAGACACCAGGATTTAAACCTTGAAGCTAAAGTAGACAGAAAAGCACTTTACTCTCTTTTGTTTGATTTAAAACCAACTGCTACAAAAGCAGAAACAGATGCAATCATCAACAAGTTTGTAAAATAA